The segment CCCAGTCGGACGCCCCGATGGACTCCAGCCACCCCGTCACGACGGACGGAATGGAGGGCATGTAGGCGCCGTAATCGGCCGGGTTGGGCTCTTCGACTTCGAGCGCTTCGGCGAACCCTTCGGCGGAAACGGGCGTCACCGTGGTTTCCCCGGTCTCCTCGTCCTTGGCCTCGTAGACCCCTTCCACCTGCGCTTCCTCGGCGCTTTCGAGGAAGGCGGCGATGGCCTGCGCATCCTGTTCGGTGGGCTCTTCGGCCTTGAGGGCGGCGCTGACGGCCTCGGTGTCGATACCCGCTTCCTCGGCGGCTGCGATGTAGGCGTCGATCTGGCCCTTAGCCTCGTCGAAGGCGCCCTTGTCCTCTTCGAACTGCTCGGTTCCGGTTATCAGCCAACCGTCGCTGAACAGGTTGTCGTTCACCCAGTCGGTAGCCGCGGTTCCCACGGTGGAGATCGCGATGTAGTACACGAGGTACATGATCGCGATAAAGATGGGAAGGCCCCAGATGCGGCTGGTGAGGATGCGGTCGGCCTTTTCAGACGTGGACATGCCCCGCATCGAGCGCGTATAGGCCTCCGACACCACGTCCCCGATCATGTCGTAGCGCTCGGACGTGATGATCGACTCGGCATCGTCGTTCAGTGCGTTCTCGAGGCCCTCGCGGATCGCGTCGATCGCCTGGACGTCGGCTGCGGGAAGCTTCAGCGAGTCGAGCGTGCGCTCCTCGCCCTCCAGCAGCTTGATGGCATGCCAGCGCACGGTCTCGGCGGGAACGCGCGAGGCCAGGATCGCCCCGACCTTCTCGATGGCGTCCTCGGCGTCGTTGGTGAACCGCACCGTGGGCGCGGGCACGCGCTTGCTTCGGGCGGCGTCGATCGCCGCATCGAGGAGCTTGTCGAGGCCGTCGTTTTTCAGGGCCGACACCGGAACGACCGGGCAGCCGAACTTGCTCGAAAGCTTGTCCAGATCGATCTTGTCGCCGTTTTTCGCCACCAGGTCCATCATGTTGACGGCGATGACCACGGGAAGCCCCAGGTCGATCACCTGCGTGGTGAGGTACAGGTTTCGCTCGAGGTTGGTTGCGTCGACCAGGCTGATCACCGCATCGGGGCGGCCGTCGAGCAGGTAGTCGCGCGTGACGATCTCCTCGGGCGAATAAGGGGAAAGCGAGTACACGCCGGGAAGGTCGGTGATGGTCACGTCCTTGTTCGCCCGGTACTGACCCTCCTTCTTCTCGACGGTGACGCCGGGCCAGTTGCCCACGTACTGCCGCGCTCCGGTAAGCGCGTTGAACAGCGTGGTCTTGCCGCAGTTCGGATTGCCGGCAAGCGCTATGCGAATCGACATCGAAGTCCTTTCACACGTTTTCGGATAGAAGACAGGCGCAGCTGGCGCAAAGTTCTGACCACATTGAGAAACTACCTGATGAAGGTACCTTTTCAACAACGCCGGACACATGCCGCGCGAACGCTGCGCAGAAGGTTTGCGCTAATCGACCAGCACGCACTCGGCTTCGCTTTTGCGCAGCGACAGCTCGTAACCGCGAACCGTCAGCTCCAGGGGATCGCCCAGGGGAGCCACCTTGCGCACGAACACCTCGGTCCCCTTGGTGATGCCCATATCCATGATGTGGCGCTTGATCGCGCCCGAACCCACAAGTCGCTTCACAACCGCCTTGTCCCCGATTGCGACATCGCGAAGGGTTCTCTCCCG is part of the Berryella intestinalis genome and harbors:
- the feoB gene encoding ferrous iron transporter B, with amino-acid sequence MSIRIALAGNPNCGKTTLFNALTGARQYVGNWPGVTVEKKEGQYRANKDVTITDLPGVYSLSPYSPEEIVTRDYLLDGRPDAVISLVDATNLERNLYLTTQVIDLGLPVVIAVNMMDLVAKNGDKIDLDKLSSKFGCPVVPVSALKNDGLDKLLDAAIDAARSKRVPAPTVRFTNDAEDAIEKVGAILASRVPAETVRWHAIKLLEGEERTLDSLKLPAADVQAIDAIREGLENALNDDAESIITSERYDMIGDVVSEAYTRSMRGMSTSEKADRILTSRIWGLPIFIAIMYLVYYIAISTVGTAATDWVNDNLFSDGWLITGTEQFEEDKGAFDEAKGQIDAYIAAAEEAGIDTEAVSAALKAEEPTEQDAQAIAAFLESAEEAQVEGVYEAKDEETGETTVTPVSAEGFAEALEVEEPNPADYGAYMPSIPSVVTGWLESIGASDWVKGLVIDGVVTGVGSVLGFLPQMAVLFLELAILECCGYMARIAFLMDRIFRKFGLSGKSFIPILVATGCGVPAVMATKTIEDERDRRLTIMTTTMIPCSAKTPIIALIFGSIAGGSIQNATWVSPLFYFMGIIAIIVSAIMLRKTRWFAGEASPFVMELPAYHIPAARTVLMSVWDRCKAFIIKAGTIIFVSSVVVWFLLNFGFYEGSFGMLDTEMDGYMRYSLMAALGNAIGWIFIPLGFGGWETAVTSITGLVAKENVVATVGIITALGSDASDADPSLWAAFAALFNGNVNAMAAFCAFNLLCAPCFAAIGAIRNQMASAKWFWAAIGYMTVFAWVIGLIIFQFGSALSGEMNVVGFVAACVLLGAILFQVFRPMPRYDAKKADSEK
- a CDS encoding FeoA family protein translates to MAEEVRERTLRDVAIGDKAVVKRLVGSGAIKRHIMDMGITKGTEVFVRKVAPLGDPLELTVRGYELSLRKSEAECVLVD